In one Fusarium keratoplasticum isolate Fu6.1 chromosome 5, whole genome shotgun sequence genomic region, the following are encoded:
- a CDS encoding MFS domain-containing protein codes for MGLGILEPHQPTGNVPGTVVLGAEEAERIHDDRTLKRGTGKYSDIILTPQPSDDPNDPLNWPQWKKCVASLILVLGSCLCASCTGPLLNASLAVLAVQFNRPIGDITVLSGYQLLVAGASGPFVSALSRKYGKRPVFFFSSLACLVGTIIGSASTTYNTLLASRIVQGFSLASYESLVFTSIGDLFFVHERGLWTMVMAFTLNCVSNLSSVVAGRITLSLGWHYLFHILAACVGFQLLLLFFFVPETSYVRTAQPGHHAINVNTEGATEKPAPDGEEACQVENVESVPTIPPRKSFWQELALFNGTFSEESLFELTISPFVACTNLAALWTVFVGGAVTSFYVAIAYVIAQLFSPPPYLLSVAEVGYVSLGPFIGGAIGSVIVGALLDPLSLWMAKRNNGVFEPEFRLASTPLGVLCGAGLFGFGAVSEAQGSIYLVAFMWGLMLCGTSFIIGPCSAYTIDAFRGMSGEIFIANVMVKNFLFYGYTYFMNDWTASAGARAPFFTFGGISLGLVLSTILVYVFGKQYRGFWHKHNIMEKFNIKTHPDM; via the coding sequence ATGGGTCTCGGCATTCTTGAACCCCATCAACCTACGGGCAATGTGCCTGGGACTGTTGTTCTCGGGGCCGAAGAGGCCGAACGAATCCACGACGACCGAACACTGAAACGTGGCACTGGCAAATACAGCGACATCATTCTCACCCCGCAACCTTCTGACGACCCAAACGATCCCTTGAACTGGCCGCAATGGAAGAAATGCGTCGCCTCCTTAATCCTCGTTCTTGGTTCTTGTCTGTGCGCCAGCTGCACAGGACCGTTGCTCAATGCAAGTCTCGCTGTCCTCGCCGTTCAGTTCAATAGACCGATTGGAGACATAACCGTCCTCTCGGGGTATCAGCTCCTGGTCGCAGGCGCTTCAGGTCCCTTCGTATCGGCTCTGTCGAGAAAGTACGGCAAACGTcctgtcttcttcttttcctctctGGCCTGTCTCGTTGGCACCATCATCGGATCCGCTAGTACAACCTACAACACTCTGCTTGCCAGTCGCATCGTCCAAGGCTTTTCTCTCGCCTCGTACGAGTCGCTCGTCTTTACCAGCATTGGGGATCTTTTCTTTGTCCATGAACGCGGTCTTTGGACCATGGTCATGGCGTTTACGCTGAACTGCGTGTCGAATCTCAGCTCGGTTGTTGCGGGAAGGATCACGTTAAGCCTGGGCTGGCATTATCTTTTCCACATCCTCGCCGCGTGCGTTGGATTccagctgcttcttctgttCTTTTTTGTCCCGGAGACTTCCTACGTGCGCACCGCTCAACCTGGACACCATGCAATTAACGTGAACACGGAGGGTGCTACGGAGAAGCCCGCTccagatggagaagaggcgTGCCAAGTGGAAAATGTTGAGTCTGTACCGACAATCCCCCCAAGAAAGAGTTTCTGGCAGGAATTGGCGCTCTTCAACGGCACTTTCAGCGAGGAGAGCCTCTTTGAGCTCACCATCTCACCATTTGTCGCCTGCACAAATCTCGCAGCGCTCTGGACCGTCTTCGTCGGTGGAGCTGTGACATCCTTTTACGTTGCTATCGCGTACGTGATCGCTCAGTTATTCTCGCCACCTCCTTACCTGCTCTCCGTCGCTGAGGTTGGCTACGTGTCCCTGGGCCCTTTTATCGGTGGCGCCATCGGCTCAGTCATCGTGGGTGCGCTGCTGGACCCCCTGAGTCTTTGGATGGCCAAGAGGAACAATGGGGTCTTTGAACCAGAATTTCGCCTGGCTTCGACGCCTCTGGGCGTCCTCTGCGGAGCTGGTCTCTTCGGCTTCGGTGCTGTATCCGAGGCTCAAGGCAGCATTTATCTTGTCGCCTTCATGTGGGGACTGATGCTCTGCGGAACttccttcatcatcggtcCCTGTTCAGCCTACACCATTGACGCCTTTCGCGGCATGAGCGGTGAGATTTTCATTGCAAATGTCATGGTAAAAAACTTCTTGTTCTACGGTTATACCTACTTCATGAATGATTGGACTGCATCCGCTGGCGCGAGAGCCCCCTTTTTCACCTTTGGTGGGATTAGTCTAGGGCTTGTGTTGTCCACGATATTGGTCTATGTGTTTGGGAAACAATACAGGGGATTCTGGCACAAGCATAACATCATGGAAAAGTTCAACATCAAGACTCACCCGGATATGTAA
- a CDS encoding DAO domain-containing protein gives MATHTVPPAKADPIIIVGAGIFGLSAAIHLAERGYTDVTVLDKQPYEKTLYSYFEGCDAASADINKIIRAAYGSQAIYQDLSLEAIKGWNSWTEELRRGGSAVPPGMSSTDDLWINNGDLSCTDSDTLPDFEKATIENMNIAGYHDTQLVNSNKDHMRLAKERGFAARMNPFSQKLLGVMDTTGGITLADKACRFALHKAKRLGVRFILDPVVGKVASLVQDGSVKIEGVRTVDGKTHRAALTIVACGGWTPSLVPSLDRLAEATAGSVVIFKLPETLRQRFSPSNFPAWSFKIADGPDAGLYGFPVDEQGHLKIGYRGTKYTNPRVQLDGRERSVPVTRWTEDEQIRKVPTKAVEVIRKFTDEYLPELADIDISTTRLCWYTDSFDNHFVIDRVPDNQGLMVVTAGSGHAFKYLPTIGSWIVDIIEGKDMDRPAVKAWRWRSLGKDGKPVNELMEGSRGRRALQNIPLTSGQIQVSKL, from the exons ATGGCCACCCACACAGTTCCTCCAGCCAAAGCTGaccccatcatcattgtGGGTGCTGGGATATTCGGTCTAAGTGCTGCCATTCACTTGGCGGAGCGAGGATACACGGATGTGACAGTTCTCGACAAGCAGCCCTACGAGAAGACCTTGTATTCATACTTTGAAGGCTGCgatgctgcttctgctg acatcaacaagatcatTCGCGCGGCGTACGGCTCACAGGCCATATACCAAGACCTCAGCCTAGAGGCAATCAAGGGATGGAATTCTTGGACCGAAGAACTCCGGCGTGGTGGCTCAGCTGTGCCTCCTGGAATGTCCTCAACTGATGATCTCTGGATCAACAATGGCGACCTGTCATGCACCGACTCAGACACTTTGCCTGACTTTGAGAAGGCAACCATCGAGAACATGAACATAGCTGGGTATCACGACACCCAACTTGTGAACAGCAATAAAGATCACATGCGCTTGGCCAAGGAAAGAGGCTTCGCAGCAAGAATGAACCCCTTCTCGCAAAAGCTACTTGGCGTGATGGATACCACTGGTGGCATCACTCTGGCAGACAAGGCTTGTCGATTTGCCCTGCACAAAGCAAAACGTTTGGGTGTCCGATTCATTCTGGACCCCGTCGTGGGAAAAGTGGCCTCTTTGGTGCAAGATGGGAGTGTCAAGATAGAAGGTGTTCGAACTGTTGATGGGAAGACACACCGCGCCGCGTTGACTATCGTCGCCTGTGGCGGTTGGACGCCGAGCTTGGTGCCATCACTAGACAGGTTGGCAGAGGCGACGGCGGGATctgtcgtcatcttcaagcTCCCAGAGACCCTCCGGCAGCGCTTTTCTCCATCCAACTTCCCAGCTTGGTCCTTCAAGATCGCCGACGGACCTGACGCTGGGTTGTACGGGTTCCCCGTCGACGAGCAAGGTCATTTGAAGATCGGTTACCGGGGAACAAAGTACACCAACCCACGGGTACAGCTGGATGGTCGTGAACGCAGTGTGCCCGTCACGCGATGgaccgaggatgagcagaTCCGCAAGGTGCCCACCAAAGCCGTCGAGGTTATCCGCAAGTTCACAGACGAATACCTGCCCGAGCTAGCAGACATTGATATCTCCACGACGAGATTGTGTTGGTACACTGATTCCTTCGACAACCACTTTGTCATCGATCGAGTCCCTGACAACCAAGGCCTCATGGTCGTCACGGCGGGCAGTGGCCACGCGTTCAAGTATCTACCCACCATTGGCAGTTGGATAGTGGACATCATAGAAGGGAAGGACATGGACAGACCAGCGGTAaaggcttggagatggaggtcATTGGGCAAGGATGGGAAGCCAGTGAATGAGTTGATGGAGGGATCAAGGGGGAGACGAGCATTGCAGAATATCCCTCTCACCTCAGGACAAATCCAGGTCTCGAAGCTATAG
- a CDS encoding Homogentisate 1,2-dioxygenase: MANQDFQKIFHWAETQKNGSIPSFETRPNDPYQYQSGFNNSFESEAVPGTIPKGQNSPRAIRFGLYAEQITASAFVAPRHVNKKAWLYRARPAVAHQGFTNLPDNPDTESNFLPTNPRVHVSPTQLAWNPFEIPNVQDHDFVDGLKTVAGSGDPTLREGLATHVFLCNKSMEKRAFVNSDGDFLIVPQQGALDIQTEFGFLYVQPGEICVIQRGQRFKVKVEGPTRGYILEIWGSNFELPELGPLGANGLANARDFLHPVAAYEVTENDPWEITYKLGGKFFQSRQRHCPFDVIAWSGNYVPYKYDLTKFVNVGSISVDHIDPSIFCVLTAKSRDPTAPLADFLIFSPRWDVASHTYRPPYYHRNCASELMGLIYGDYDGRSDEFRPGSVSFECGFVPHGVAYEQFAAASKEDPPVMKISEGSVAFMFESSRAFTITDYAWKSDQKHEHDPKMWDDLVDNFSKHKIEVDQILAGKAAK, encoded by the exons ATGGCTAACCAGGACTTCCAAAAAATCTTTCACTGGGCAGAGACCCAGAAGAACGGCTCTATCCCCTCTTTCGAGACCCGGCCAAACGATCCATACCAGTACCAGTCTGGCTTCAATAACAGCTTTGAGTCAGAGGCTGTCCCCGGTACTATCCCGAAGGGCCAGAACAGCCCTCGTGCTATCCGTTTCGGACTGTACGCTGAGCAAATCACCGCCTCGGCCTTTGTCGCCCCACGCCACGTCAATAAGAAGGCCTGGCTATACCGTGCCCGTCCTGCTGTTGCACACCAGGGATTT ACCAACCTGCCTGACAACCCTGACACAGAGTCTAATTTCCTTCCCACCAACCCGAGGGTACACGTTTCTCCTACTCAGTTGGCCTGGAATCCATTTGAAATCCCCAATGTCCAGGACCATGACTTTGTCGATGGCTTGAAGACGGTTGCTGGGTCGGGAGATCCAACGCTCCGCGAAGGTCTTGCCACGCACGTCTTTCTATGCAATAAGAGCATGGAAAAGAGAGCCTTTGTCAACTCGGACGGCGATTTCCTCATCGTGCCTCAACAAGGAGCCCTAGATATTCAGACCGAGTTTGGGTTCTTGTACGTCCAACCCGGTGAGATCTGCGTTATCCAACGAGGTCAGAggttcaaggtcaaggtcgaaGGCCCAACCCGAGGCTATATCCTCGAGATTTGGGGCTCCAACTTTGAATTGCCTGAGCTGGGCCCGCTCGGTGCGAATGGGCTTGCTAATGCTCGGGACTTCCTTCACCCCGTTGCTGCTTATGAGGTCACTGAGAACGACCCCTGGGAAATCACCTATAAACTGGGAGGGAAGTTCTTCCAGAGCAGGCAGCGCCACTGCCCGTTCGACGTTATCGCCTGGTCTGGGAACTACGTGCCGTACAAG TACGATCTCACCAAATTTGTCAATGTTGGGTCAATCTCAGTTGACCATATCGACCC TTCGATCTTCTGTGTCTTGACAGCCAAGTCGAGGGATCCGACCGCCCCGCTGGCCGACTTTCTCATCTTCTCCCCTCGATGGGATGTTGCATCACACACCTACAGGCCGCCATACTACCACCGCAACTGTGCCTCTGAGCTGATGGGTCTCATCTACGGCGACTATGATGGCCGATCGGACGAATTCCGTCCAGGGAGCGTCTCGTTTGAGTGTGGATTTGTCCCTCATGGCGTCGCCTACGAGCAGTTTGCGGCTGCTTCCAAGGAAGACCCCCCGGTCATGAAGATTTCGGAAGGCTCAGTGGCCTTCATGTTTGAGAGTAGTCGCGCCTTTACCATCACTGACTACGCGTGGAAGAGCGACCAGAAGCACGAGCATGACCCGAAAATGTGGGATGATCTGGTCGACAATTTCTCCAAGCACAAGATCGAGGTGGACCAGATTCTGGCTGGGAAGGCTGCTAAATAA